CCGGGTAGAGGAAGAAAGCCAGTCTACGGTATGGCTCATAAGGAACTTTTGCTTGAAGCATGGGTTTTACTCGGATGTCCTTGTTCCAGAAGACTCGAAGAAGCCATGCCGGATGTCATCGACAATCTGGAGCGTCACAAGTACTGGAAACTGGAGTCGTCATTCAAGCAAGAGTTGCTACGGATGTCACACGGAACCATGGATCGGCTTTTGAGCATCAATCGTAAGCGGCTAAGACCCTTCGGGCGTTCAACCACCAAACCGGGCACTCTTTTAAAGAGCCAGATCCCAATCCGACGAGGAACTGACTGGGATGAAACCGCTCCAGGGTTCTTTGAGATCGACCTGGTCGCCCACTGTGGAGGCAACACCAAGGGCGAATTCGCTTTCACCCTCAATGCGACCGACATCAAAACAGGATGGGATGAGTGCCGGGCCGTCCGAAATAAAGCGCGGGTACACACCTTGGAAGCCATGAAGAAGATCGAGCAAAGGCTACCCTTTCCGCTTCGAGGAGTTGACAGCGACAATGGATCCGAATTTATCAACGATCATTTCTTTAAATACTGTAAAGACAACGATGTCTGCTTCACCCGATCCCGGCCCAACCATTCCAATGACGGCTGTTATGTTGAGCAAAAAAACTGGTCTGTCGTAAGACGCCACATCGGATATGAGCGCTTTGAAGGGCAAGAGGCGGTGGATACCCTCAACCAGTATTATGAGCTCTTGTCCGTCCTCAACAACTTCTTTTTGCCTTCACAAAAACTCATCAAGAGATACCGAGACGGCAGCAAAGTGGTTCGTAAGCACGACATTGCTGTCACACCCTACCGCCGTCTCTTGATCGAAGACACCTTGTGCCCCCAACAGAAAGAGGAATTGCACGAGTTCTTTGAATCGCTTGAT
This DNA window, taken from Candidatus Hydrogenedentota bacterium, encodes the following:
- a CDS encoding transposase family protein, translating into MDLTMATKRQIIERQKNKYRRATKKEKSRILNALVMTTGLTKDHVSRVLRDQYQYGKGSVKPGRGRKPVYGMAHKELLLEAWVLLGCPCSRRLEEAMPDVIDNLERHKYWKLESSFKQELLRMSHGTMDRLLSINRKRLRPFGRSTTKPGTLLKSQIPIRRGTDWDETAPGFFEIDLVAHCGGNTKGEFAFTLNATDIKTGWDECRAVRNKARVHTLEAMKKIEQRLPFPLRGVDSDNGSEFINDHFFKYCKDNDVCFTRSRPNHSNDGCYVEQKNWSVVRRHIGYERFEGQEAVDTLNQYYELLSVLNNFFLPSQKLIKRYRDGSKVVRKHDIAVTPYRRLLIEDTLCPQQKEELHEFFESLDLISIRKEMGKLLAQIQSLSLGY